The uncultured Fibrobacter sp. genome includes the window AAAAGCCCACCAGAGCGCAATGGAGGCACCCAGAATGTCGCGCGGCTTAATCCATAGCGCAAAGCAGAAGACAAGCGGCATGATAATCTGGAAAAGCGACCCGCCCAAAGACGTCAGCACGCGGTTCCCCAAGAATCCGAAAATAATATGCCCCGACTCATGCACCGGCAAGTTCAGGCAATGCAGGAACTGCGCCACCCAGGCATCGTAACCGTGCAGCATCAACTGAACGGTGTAAAAAATCATCATCACCAAAAGAAAGGCCCGGACAATGAAAAAGGCCGTTCCGTTCAGCGTTTTCGGATAAAGCAGAAACTGGACCCACACCGGCCATGAACCGGGTTCCGCCAGGCTAAACGTCGAAGGCTCCTTGTGATTCACCGTCACAAGATGCAGAGGAACACTGTCGGTCCCCTTGGTCGCCCGCACCATTTGTAAAGCAGGCCGCTCTTCCACGACACCCGATTTTTTCTCTTCTTCCTTCATGGTTTAAATATATATTCGTCGCGCCACATTCGCCCCGGAATCCCTACATTTTGCATACTTTTCGACACAATCCGGCCAAAAAAATTTATTTTCACCCCCAAAAGGATATGTCTATGAATCGACTTTTCAAGACGGCGACTCTCGCCGCACTCTCTATGCTTGCAGGCGTTTCAACAACGCAGGCAGCCACCATTACAATCAACCCCGCCGACACCAAGCAAGAAATCATCGGCTTCGGCGGCGCATCCGTCTATTACCAGAACTGGATTGCCAACCTTCCCGCCGCAGACCAGGAAGTGCTATTCGACACCGCCTTCACGGGACTGAACCTTTCGATCCTCCGTATCGCAAACTGGCTCCAGGACGAAAGCAAGGACCTGACCGACGACATCAACATCGTAAAGGCAGCCCAAAAACGCCTCGGCAGCCACCTGAAAATCGAGATGTCCAGCTGGAGCGCTCCCGGCAACCTAAAGCCGAGCGGTAGTCTCAACGGCTACGACGGACATTCCAAATCGGACAAGACCCTGAATAAGGCAAGCGGGGACGCCTACGGCGCCTACGCCTACACCGACTTTGCCAACTGGTGGAAAAGAAGCCTTGAAGCCTACGCCGCACAGGGCATCGTTCCGGACTACATCAGCCTCCAGAACGAACCGGACATGGAAGCGAATTACGAAGAAACATTATTCGAACCCACCGAGACAAACGAGATTGCTGGCTACAAGGAAGCCCTGAACGCCGTCTATGACGCCGTCAAGGGAAAAGCAAAAATCCTGGGCCCCGAACCTCTCGGAATCGGATACGGCAACTTTGACAAATACGCCAAGGAACTCGACGCCAACAAGCTGGACGGTTACGCCTACCACCTGTACCACGCAATGAGCGGCGACAACTCCGGCACCAACTACCTGAATCCGGAAAATTTCCGCGCCCCCATGAAATCGATTGCCGATACATACGGCACAAAGCCCATTATCATGACGGAATTCTGCCCGATGCTTGACGAGCCTCGCGAAGAGGATATGCTTGGACTCGCCCATATCATGCAGATTGGCTTCACCGACGGAAAATTAGGTGGTTACGTCGCCTGGCAACTTTTCTACGGTTATCATGCACAAATGATCGGCGTGTGCCCCGGTGCAGGCTGGGACCTTACCGGAGATGGCAGATACGTGTGCGAAGGAAAGGAAATCAAGATTTTCCCCGAATACCACGCCATGCGTCACTATTCCAAGTTCGTGAACCCAGGCTGGAAAGTGATCGGCGCCACGAGCGACAACAGTGATCTGCACACGGTCGCATTCCAAAGCGCAAACGGTGACTCCATTACCGTGGTTGCCATCAACAAGTCCGCCGCAACGGAACTGAGCATTCCTGTCGACAGCTACACCGCCATTCACGCTGTACAGTCTGTCGAAAACGGTGACAAGAGCAAGGAAATTGCGCCCCAGGAAACGATTTCTCTCCCGGCAAAATCCATCACGACCGTCGTGTTCTTTTCAGATACCCCAAGCAGCATCCGTACCCCCGTCGCATCGAACCTCATCGACGACCAGAACGCCACCGCCAAGGTATTCGACCTGAACGGAAACCTCGTCTGGAACGGACTTAAGAACCAGGCGATGAATGATGACGGCACGCTCCGCCTGAATCTGCGCCAAGGCATGTACCTCGTAAAAACGAAGAACGCCACGGTGAAAGCTGTCAAGAGCAACTAGGCTGTTCCGCAGCCTTCGGGCTTTGAAAGTCTAAGGATTTCCGCAACGGTTTACCGCCTGAAGCTTCAAAGTTTTAGGTACTAGTTACCAGAGAATCAAGAGAACAAATTCTACAACAAAGAATCCCCTCGGCTTAAAGCCGAGGGGATTTCTTCAAAGTTATTTGCTACTATAGCGATCTTTCAGAGCTACTATAGAGCCGAGCAGTCTTATTTTGCGATAGGCGCTTCGGCAAGCTCTGCGACCTTTTCCACTACTTTGCAGCGGCGGAGTCAACCGGAGCAGCAGCCTTCTCTTCAGCAGGAGCGGCAACTTCAACCTTTGCAGCGGCGGCGCTATCGACAGCGACGGCAACGGTAGAGTCTGCGGCGACGGCGGCAGCGCTATCGGCAACAGCCGGAGCAGCGGTTTCAGCAGCCGGGGCAACGACCTTTTCAACGGCGGCAGGAGCAGCGGGAGCGGCTTCAGCGGCCTTGGGAACCGGGGTACCGAAGAAGTTCATCTTGGCAAGGAGGATCATCATCACCCAAGAGATCACGAGGCCACCGAGACCCATCACGATACCGGTCTTCGCCATACCGTTAGTGTCGGTGTAACCCGTAGCGTGGGCGAGTGCGTTAGGCGGCGTCGAAATCGGGAGGCTCATGCCGAGAGAGCTTGCAAAGGCAACAGAAACGAGGAGTGCTGTCACACCACCGAGGCCAACGAGGTTGTCCTGGCAGGCAATACCCACGGCGCAAAGAATCGGAACGAGGAGCGTTGCCGTAGAGGTGTGGCTCATGAAGTTTGCCATGAAGAGGCAGATGATACCGCAACCGATCATGAGGGCGAGCGGAGACCAGCTTGCAAACGGAATCGTCTTGATCAAGTGAGCGGCAAGGCCAGTAGCATTCAGGCCAACACCGAGAGCGAAACCACCGGCCACGAGCCAGAGCACGTCCCAGCTCATTGCGTTCAGGTCTTTCTTGGTAATCACGCCGGTGAGGGCAAACACAGCCATCGGGATCATAGCAATTGCGTTATCGTTAATGCCGTGGACACCCTTACCGGTCACCCACAAGACAACGCACACGACAAAGGTAATGTACACGATAATTGCTTTCGGGCTGGTATCGAACTTGCCGGCACCTTCAATCTTCAGGACCATTTCCTTCATCTTGATCGGGTAGATCTTGAGGAGCAGGACCCATGCAATCACCATCAAAATAATCACGTACGGAATACCGAAGGCCATCCACTGACCGAAGCTCACCGGGTTTGCAACCAGGTCGCCACGGGCGATAGCGTCGTTCAGGGCGCCGAGGGCGATAGCGTTAGGAGGCGTTCCGATCGGGGTACCCATACCACCGATGTTTGCGCCCAGCGGAATAGCGAGGGCAAAGGCAGCTTTACCGCGGTCATCTTCGTCGAAGAGCTTGAGCACCGGAGCGAGAATAGCAAGCATCATGGCAGCGGTAGCGGTGTTGCTCATGAACATGGAGAACACGGCGGTGATGAGCATGAGGCCGAGGAGCACGAACTTCGGGTTCTTTCCGAAAGGCTTCAGGAGCACGCGGGCAAGGTTCAAGTC containing:
- a CDS encoding glycoside hydrolase family 30 beta sandwich domain-containing protein, with the protein product MNRLFKTATLAALSMLAGVSTTQAATITINPADTKQEIIGFGGASVYYQNWIANLPAADQEVLFDTAFTGLNLSILRIANWLQDESKDLTDDINIVKAAQKRLGSHLKIEMSSWSAPGNLKPSGSLNGYDGHSKSDKTLNKASGDAYGAYAYTDFANWWKRSLEAYAAQGIVPDYISLQNEPDMEANYEETLFEPTETNEIAGYKEALNAVYDAVKGKAKILGPEPLGIGYGNFDKYAKELDANKLDGYAYHLYHAMSGDNSGTNYLNPENFRAPMKSIADTYGTKPIIMTEFCPMLDEPREEDMLGLAHIMQIGFTDGKLGGYVAWQLFYGYHAQMIGVCPGAGWDLTGDGRYVCEGKEIKIFPEYHAMRHYSKFVNPGWKVIGATSDNSDLHTVAFQSANGDSITVVAINKSAATELSIPVDSYTAIHAVQSVENGDKSKEIAPQETISLPAKSITTVVFFSDTPSSIRTPVASNLIDDQNATAKVFDLNGNLVWNGLKNQAMNDDGTLRLNLRQGMYLVKTKNATVKAVKSN
- a CDS encoding SLC13 family permease — translated: MTKAKFIKFIIASVLAIAALFLPYESLGFDAASPMGILNPLEIRVIGVFVMAALFWILQPFPIWSTSMLVIVLMIVTMSDSALSPFRVDGVTMISHKSIMATFANPIIMLFLGGFFLAAAATKYKMDLNLARVLLKPFGKNPKFVLLGLMLITAVFSMFMSNTATAAMMLAILAPVLKLFDEDDRGKAAFALAIPLGANIGGMGTPIGTPPNAIALGALNDAIARGDLVANPVSFGQWMAFGIPYVIILMVIAWVLLLKIYPIKMKEMVLKIEGAGKFDTSPKAIIVYITFVVCVVLWVTGKGVHGINDNAIAMIPMAVFALTGVITKKDLNAMSWDVLWLVAGGFALGVGLNATGLAAHLIKTIPFASWSPLALMIGCGIICLFMANFMSHTSTATLLVPILCAVGIACQDNLVGLGGVTALLVSVAFASSLGMSLPISTPPNALAHATGYTDTNGMAKTGIVMGLGGLVISWVMMILLAKMNFFGTPVPKAAEAAPAAPAAVEKVVAPAAETAAPAVADSAAAVAADSTVAVAVDSAAAAKVEVAAPAEEKAAAPVDSAAAK